A region from the Lolium perenne isolate Kyuss_39 chromosome 4, Kyuss_2.0, whole genome shotgun sequence genome encodes:
- the LOC127297244 gene encoding K(+) efflux antiporter 5 isoform X2, which yields MAPRGRRFTAALLAFAFAAALALAPGARLAAGRPDKETREKFYGTLVANGTHNATGADNSIAGMFDRVLEKEFSDSDTQEVPDKNSFNNSISDHQAVLETVAVITHDKKNDSQQANYSRPFQLGDMFGGQNENADDTETVIDKEDNVFVMSNRKTKYPTLQLDLRLIKDLVVIIVSATGGGIIFSCLGQPVIVGYLLAGSLIGPGGLNLISEMVQVETFAQFGVVFLLFALGLEFSLPKLKAVGHVAVLGGLLQIALFMFLCGLTAALCGAKLSEGVFVGTFLSMSSTAVVSKFLVEKGSTNALHGQVTIGTLILQDCAVGLLFALIPVLGGSSGIFGGMVSMGRLLLVLSIFVTVAYMMTWSIVPRFLKLMVQLSSQTNELYQLAAVAFCLLLAWCSDYLGLSLELGSFLAGVMISTTDFAQHTMEQVEAIRNLFAALFLASIGMLIHFKFLWHHVDILLAAVILVIIVKSIVITAVIKAFGYSIRTAFVVGLSLAQIGEFAFVLLSRASHLHLIGGKMYLLLLGTTALSLVTTPLIFKLIPVVMHLGILMRWFPSESGVQNEEKATMLDVYNRTL from the exons ATGGCGCCGCGCGGCCGGCGCTTCACCGCCGCGCTCCTCGCCTTCGCCTTCGCGGCGGCGCTCGCGCTCGCCCCGGGCGCCCGCCTCGCCGCGGGGAGGCCCGACAAGGAGACGCGGGAGAAGTTCTACGGGACGCTCGTCGCCAACGGCACCCACAACGCCACCGGGGCCGACAACAGCATCGCTGGCATGTTCGACCGCGTGCTCGAGAAGGAGTTCTCCGACAGCGACACCCAGGAAG TGCCGGACAAGAACAGCTTCAACAACAGCATCTCAGATCATCAA GCTGTTCTGGAGACTGTAGCTGTTATTACACACGACAAGAAGAATGATTCACAGCAGGCAAA TTATTCAAGGCCTTTCCAATTAGGTGACATGTTTGGGGGTCAGAATGAGAATGCGGATGACACGGAAACTGTGATAGATAAAGAG GATAATGTTTTTGTGATGTCAAATCGTAAAACAAAGTATCCAACCCTTCAATTAGATTTAAG ATTGATTAAAGATCTAGTGGTTATAATtgtttcagctactggaggtggtATCATATTCTCTTGTTTGGGACAGCCG GTTATTGTTGGCTATCTACTTGCTGGTTCTCTTATTGGACCTGGAGGCCTTAACTTGATCAGCGAAATGGTGCAG GTGGAGACATTTGCACAGTTTGGTGTGGTGTTTCTTCTTTTCGCTCTTGGCCTTGAGTTTTCATTACCAAAG TTGAAAGCAGTTGGTCATGTTGCTGTACTTGGTGGTCTACTTCAGATTGCTTTGTTCATGTTCTTGTGTGGCCTAACTGCTGCG TTGTGCGGTGCTAAATTATCTGAGGGAGTATTTGTAGGCACTTTCTTGTCAATGTCATCTACTGCAGTG GTTTCCAAGTTCTTAGTGGAAAAGGGTAGCACAAATGCGCTTCATGGTCAAGTTACAATTGGTACCCTTATCCTTCAG GATTGTGCAGTTGGCCTGCTGTTTGCTCTCATTCCAGTTCTGGGTGGTTCAAGTGGCATATTTGGAGGAATGGTGTCAATGGGGAGACT GTTGCTTGTGCTATCCATATTTGTAACAGTTGCATATATGATGACTTGGTCAATTGTCCCTCGATTCTTAAAGCTCATGGTTCAGTTATCATCACAG ACAAATGAATTGTATCAGTTGGCTGCTGTCGCTTTTTGCTTGCTGCTAGCCTGG TGCAGTGATTATCTTGGATTGAGTCTTGAACTGGGCTCATTTCTTGCTGGTGTTATGATATCCACCACAGATTTTGCTCAACATACTATGGAGCAG GTGGAAGCAATACGTAACTTATTTGCAGCACTCTTCCTTGCAAGCATCGGCATGCTCATACATTTTAAGTTTTTGTGGCATCATGTTGACATATTACTCGCAGCTGTTATACTGGTTATAATAGTTAAGAGTATAGTCATAACTGCTGTCATAAAAGCATTTGGATACAGTATCAGAACAGCTTTCGTC GTTGGCCTATCATTAGCTCAGATTGGAGAGTTTGCTTTTGTGCTTCTGAGCCGTGCTTCACATCTTCATCTTATTGGG GGGAAAATGTATCTGTTATTACTGGGAACAACTGCTCTTAGCTTG GTAACAACTCCCCTTATTTTTAAACTAATTCCTGTGGTAATGCACCTTGGCATTCTGATGCGTTGGTTCCCCTCAGAAAGCGGTGTACAGAATGAG GAAAAAGCAACCATGCTTGATGTTTACAACAGAACACTCTAA
- the LOC127297244 gene encoding K(+) efflux antiporter 5 isoform X1 has product MAPRGRRFTAALLAFAFAAALALAPGARLAAGRPDKETREKFYGTLVANGTHNATGADNSIAGMFDRVLEKEFSDSDTQEVPDKNSFNNSISDHQAVLETVAVITHDKKNDSQQANYSRPFQLGDMFGGQNENADDTETVIDKEDNVFVMSNRKTKYPTLQLDLRLIKDLVVIIVSATGGGIIFSCLGQPVIVGYLLAGSLIGPGGLNLISEMVQVETFAQFGVVFLLFALGLEFSLPKLKAVGHVAVLGGLLQIALFMFLCGLTAALCGAKLSEGVFVGTFLSMSSTAVVSKFLVEKGSTNALHGQVTIGTLILQDCAVGLLFALIPVLGGSSGIFGGMVSMGRLLLVLSIFVTVAYMMTWSIVPRFLKLMVQLSSQTNELYQLAAVAFCLLLAWCSDYLGLSLELGSFLAGVMISTTDFAQHTMEQVEAIRNLFAALFLASIGMLIHFKFLWHHVDILLAAVILVIIVKSIVITAVIKAFGYSIRTAFVVGLSLAQIGEFAFVLLSRASHLHLIGGKMYLLLLGTTALSLVTTPLIFKLIPVVMHLGILMRWFPSESGVQNELPLQEKATMLDVYNRTL; this is encoded by the exons ATGGCGCCGCGCGGCCGGCGCTTCACCGCCGCGCTCCTCGCCTTCGCCTTCGCGGCGGCGCTCGCGCTCGCCCCGGGCGCCCGCCTCGCCGCGGGGAGGCCCGACAAGGAGACGCGGGAGAAGTTCTACGGGACGCTCGTCGCCAACGGCACCCACAACGCCACCGGGGCCGACAACAGCATCGCTGGCATGTTCGACCGCGTGCTCGAGAAGGAGTTCTCCGACAGCGACACCCAGGAAG TGCCGGACAAGAACAGCTTCAACAACAGCATCTCAGATCATCAA GCTGTTCTGGAGACTGTAGCTGTTATTACACACGACAAGAAGAATGATTCACAGCAGGCAAA TTATTCAAGGCCTTTCCAATTAGGTGACATGTTTGGGGGTCAGAATGAGAATGCGGATGACACGGAAACTGTGATAGATAAAGAG GATAATGTTTTTGTGATGTCAAATCGTAAAACAAAGTATCCAACCCTTCAATTAGATTTAAG ATTGATTAAAGATCTAGTGGTTATAATtgtttcagctactggaggtggtATCATATTCTCTTGTTTGGGACAGCCG GTTATTGTTGGCTATCTACTTGCTGGTTCTCTTATTGGACCTGGAGGCCTTAACTTGATCAGCGAAATGGTGCAG GTGGAGACATTTGCACAGTTTGGTGTGGTGTTTCTTCTTTTCGCTCTTGGCCTTGAGTTTTCATTACCAAAG TTGAAAGCAGTTGGTCATGTTGCTGTACTTGGTGGTCTACTTCAGATTGCTTTGTTCATGTTCTTGTGTGGCCTAACTGCTGCG TTGTGCGGTGCTAAATTATCTGAGGGAGTATTTGTAGGCACTTTCTTGTCAATGTCATCTACTGCAGTG GTTTCCAAGTTCTTAGTGGAAAAGGGTAGCACAAATGCGCTTCATGGTCAAGTTACAATTGGTACCCTTATCCTTCAG GATTGTGCAGTTGGCCTGCTGTTTGCTCTCATTCCAGTTCTGGGTGGTTCAAGTGGCATATTTGGAGGAATGGTGTCAATGGGGAGACT GTTGCTTGTGCTATCCATATTTGTAACAGTTGCATATATGATGACTTGGTCAATTGTCCCTCGATTCTTAAAGCTCATGGTTCAGTTATCATCACAG ACAAATGAATTGTATCAGTTGGCTGCTGTCGCTTTTTGCTTGCTGCTAGCCTGG TGCAGTGATTATCTTGGATTGAGTCTTGAACTGGGCTCATTTCTTGCTGGTGTTATGATATCCACCACAGATTTTGCTCAACATACTATGGAGCAG GTGGAAGCAATACGTAACTTATTTGCAGCACTCTTCCTTGCAAGCATCGGCATGCTCATACATTTTAAGTTTTTGTGGCATCATGTTGACATATTACTCGCAGCTGTTATACTGGTTATAATAGTTAAGAGTATAGTCATAACTGCTGTCATAAAAGCATTTGGATACAGTATCAGAACAGCTTTCGTC GTTGGCCTATCATTAGCTCAGATTGGAGAGTTTGCTTTTGTGCTTCTGAGCCGTGCTTCACATCTTCATCTTATTGGG GGGAAAATGTATCTGTTATTACTGGGAACAACTGCTCTTAGCTTG GTAACAACTCCCCTTATTTTTAAACTAATTCCTGTGGTAATGCACCTTGGCATTCTGATGCGTTGGTTCCCCTCAGAAAGCGGTGTACAGAATGAG CTGCCTTTACAGGAAAAAGCAACCATGCTTGATGTTTACAACAGAACACTCTAA